Proteins encoded in a region of the Cataglyphis hispanica isolate Lineage 1 chromosome 14, ULB_Chis1_1.0, whole genome shotgun sequence genome:
- the LOC126854792 gene encoding high mobility group protein DSP1-like isoform X1, whose translation MSEHHRVAGGWGTASPGNREDGSGGAAWWSSGLNAEQQQQNLHQHLINQQQQQQQQQQQQQQQQQQQQQQQQQQQLAAQHHAEIVRSTAAAAAANQLFCYKMASSFQNPATTGAASSPVSTSTPVGGGGAAAAACMRGGYDYRLGTAPGPGQGAGAGAGGGGGAAAAGVPGTPSAQPPGGVQWWYSGSGVMDAAAAQNNLHQQLQNQQQQQQQQQQQHHSPITTQTSTPPVMSPISHPHVGQLDFRLFLQHQILPQNNLQQNNAQSLQRDNMPRGKDSKPRGRMTAYAFFVQTCRQEHKKKHPEEKIVFREFSKKCAMRWKTMSDIEKKRFHEMAEKDKKRYDAEMQNYTPPKGENKGRGKKRKHIKDHNAPKRSLSAFFWFCNDERGKVKMLNPEYGVGDIAKELGKKWSDADPETKSKYEAMAEKDKARYEREMTAYKKKIQNDGAPMMGGAPANQTVKSDSEEEWKEDDE comes from the exons ATGTCGGAGCACCACCGCGTGGCCGGTGGCTGGGGCACCGCGAGCCCGGGTAACCGAGAGGATGGTTCCGGCGGTGCCGCTTGGTGGTCCTCGGGCCTTAACGCCGAGCAACAGCAACAAAATCTACATCAGCATCTGATAaatcaacagcagcagcagcaacaacagcagcaacagcagcagcagcaacaacagcagcagcagcagcagcaacaacaacaacagctcGCGGCTCAACACCATGCGGAGATCGTTCGGAgtaccgccgccgccgctgccgcgAATCAACTCTTCTGTTACAAAATGGCCTCCAGCTTCCAGAACCCGGCCACCACCGGCGCGGCATCGAGTCCGGTGTCGACATCCACGCCGGTCGGTGGCGGcggcgccgccgccgctgcgTGCATGAGGGGTGGATACGATTACAGGCTCGGAACGGCGCCGGGTCCTGGACAAGGCGCGGGTGCGGGTGCtggtggtggcggcggcgcCGCTGCTGCCGGCGTACCCGGCACACCTTCCGCACAGCCGCCCGGCGGCGTACAGTGGTGGTATTCGGGCAGCGGAGTCATGGACGCCGCCGCCGCGCAGAACAACCTGCACCAGCAGTTGCAGAatcagcagcaacagcaacaacagcaacagcagcaacacCACTCGCCCATTACCACGCAAACGTCCACGCCCCCCGTTATGTCCCCG ATCTCACATCCACACGTAGGTCAACTAGATTTCCGATTATTTCTGCAG CACCAAATACTACCGCAAAATAATCTACAACAAAATAACGCTCAGAGCCTGCAGCGGGACAATATGCCGAGAGGAAAAGATTCGAAGCCAAGAGGACGGATGACAGCATATGCGTTCTTCGTCCAAACATGTCGTCAGGAGCACAAAAAGAAGCATCccgaagaaaaaattgttttccggGAGTTCTCCAAAAAATGTGCAATGAGGTGGAAG ACTATGTCGGATATAGAGAAGAAACGTTTCCACGAAATGGCAGAAAAAGATAAGAAGAGATACGACGCGGAGATGCAGAATTACACGCCGCCCAAGGGAGAAAATAAGGGCAGGGGCAAGAAACGCAAACACATTAAGGATCACAATGCTCCCAAAAGATCACT GTCCGCTTTCTTCTGGTTTTGCAATGATGAACGCGGCAAAGTCAAAATGCTGAATCCCGAATACGGTGTAGGCGATATAGCTAAGGAATTAGGCAAGAAATGGTCAGACGCAGATCCCGAAACCAAATCTAAATACGAGGCTATGGCAGAGAAGGACAAGGCTCGATATGAAAGg GAAATGACCgcgtacaaaaagaaaatacaaaacgACGGTGCCCCGATGATGGGAGGAGCGCCGGCGAACCAAACTGTAAAAAGTGACAGCGAAGAGGAATGGAAAGAAGACGACGAATAG
- the LOC126854792 gene encoding high mobility group protein DSP1-like isoform X2, producing MSEHHRVAGGWGTASPGNREDGSGGAAWWSSGLNAEQQQQNLHQHLINQQQQQQQQQQQQQQQQQQQQQQQQQQQLAAQHHAEIVRSTAAAAAANQLFCYKMASSFQNPATTGAASSPVSTSTPVGGGGAAAAACMRGGYDYRLGTAPGPGQGAGAGAGGGGGAAAAGVPGTPSAQPPGGVQWWYSGSGVMDAAAAQNNLHQQLQNQQQQQQQQQQQHHSPITTQTSTPPVMSPHQILPQNNLQQNNAQSLQRDNMPRGKDSKPRGRMTAYAFFVQTCRQEHKKKHPEEKIVFREFSKKCAMRWKTMSDIEKKRFHEMAEKDKKRYDAEMQNYTPPKGENKGRGKKRKHIKDHNAPKRSLSAFFWFCNDERGKVKMLNPEYGVGDIAKELGKKWSDADPETKSKYEAMAEKDKARYEREMTAYKKKIQNDGAPMMGGAPANQTVKSDSEEEWKEDDE from the exons ATGTCGGAGCACCACCGCGTGGCCGGTGGCTGGGGCACCGCGAGCCCGGGTAACCGAGAGGATGGTTCCGGCGGTGCCGCTTGGTGGTCCTCGGGCCTTAACGCCGAGCAACAGCAACAAAATCTACATCAGCATCTGATAaatcaacagcagcagcagcaacaacagcagcaacagcagcagcagcaacaacagcagcagcagcagcagcaacaacaacaacagctcGCGGCTCAACACCATGCGGAGATCGTTCGGAgtaccgccgccgccgctgccgcgAATCAACTCTTCTGTTACAAAATGGCCTCCAGCTTCCAGAACCCGGCCACCACCGGCGCGGCATCGAGTCCGGTGTCGACATCCACGCCGGTCGGTGGCGGcggcgccgccgccgctgcgTGCATGAGGGGTGGATACGATTACAGGCTCGGAACGGCGCCGGGTCCTGGACAAGGCGCGGGTGCGGGTGCtggtggtggcggcggcgcCGCTGCTGCCGGCGTACCCGGCACACCTTCCGCACAGCCGCCCGGCGGCGTACAGTGGTGGTATTCGGGCAGCGGAGTCATGGACGCCGCCGCCGCGCAGAACAACCTGCACCAGCAGTTGCAGAatcagcagcaacagcaacaacagcaacagcagcaacacCACTCGCCCATTACCACGCAAACGTCCACGCCCCCCGTTATGTCCCCG CACCAAATACTACCGCAAAATAATCTACAACAAAATAACGCTCAGAGCCTGCAGCGGGACAATATGCCGAGAGGAAAAGATTCGAAGCCAAGAGGACGGATGACAGCATATGCGTTCTTCGTCCAAACATGTCGTCAGGAGCACAAAAAGAAGCATCccgaagaaaaaattgttttccggGAGTTCTCCAAAAAATGTGCAATGAGGTGGAAG ACTATGTCGGATATAGAGAAGAAACGTTTCCACGAAATGGCAGAAAAAGATAAGAAGAGATACGACGCGGAGATGCAGAATTACACGCCGCCCAAGGGAGAAAATAAGGGCAGGGGCAAGAAACGCAAACACATTAAGGATCACAATGCTCCCAAAAGATCACT GTCCGCTTTCTTCTGGTTTTGCAATGATGAACGCGGCAAAGTCAAAATGCTGAATCCCGAATACGGTGTAGGCGATATAGCTAAGGAATTAGGCAAGAAATGGTCAGACGCAGATCCCGAAACCAAATCTAAATACGAGGCTATGGCAGAGAAGGACAAGGCTCGATATGAAAGg GAAATGACCgcgtacaaaaagaaaatacaaaacgACGGTGCCCCGATGATGGGAGGAGCGCCGGCGAACCAAACTGTAAAAAGTGACAGCGAAGAGGAATGGAAAGAAGACGACGAATAG